A portion of the Adhaeribacter radiodurans genome contains these proteins:
- a CDS encoding sigma 54-interacting transcriptional regulator, which translates to MNYKNIDPHDLHKITTLGQLKAAGYEPRSVKQELRDNLIQKLRRNENVFPGIYGYEETVIPELQQAILSMHHINLLGLRGQAKTRIARLLVELLDEYIPVVKGSELNDDPLQPLSVYAKDLIETHGADTPISWLHRSDRYTEKLATPDVSVADLIGDADPIKAATLKLPYSDERVIHFGLIPRSHRGIFVINELPDLQARIQVSLFNILQEGDIQIRGFKVRLPLDIQFVFTANPEDYTNRGSIVTPLKDRIDSQIITHYPKTLEIGKQITLQEAKIKPEQKQLVKTNQLVNDLIEQVAIEARDSEYVDAKSGVSARLTISAYENMISAAERRVLLNGENKTYVRVSDFLAAVPAITGKVELVYEGEQEGAAIVAQNLMGKAIRNQFLNYFPDPDKQKKQKDKNPYKPVTDWFGESHTLDILSNMTTAEYKKALNSVPGLTDLIQKVHPEKDEAEKLFLMEFCLHGLAEHSLISRNKLTAGTQFKDLLSSMFSMPSFGADDDDEDSYK; encoded by the coding sequence ATGAATTATAAAAACATAGACCCGCATGACCTGCATAAAATTACAACGCTAGGTCAGCTTAAAGCTGCTGGCTACGAACCCCGGTCAGTGAAGCAAGAACTACGCGACAACCTGATTCAGAAATTACGCCGCAACGAAAACGTTTTTCCCGGAATTTACGGTTACGAAGAAACGGTAATACCGGAATTACAGCAGGCTATTCTGTCCATGCACCACATTAACCTATTAGGTTTGCGCGGCCAGGCTAAAACCCGTATTGCCCGTTTATTAGTCGAGTTGCTGGATGAGTACATACCAGTTGTGAAAGGATCGGAGTTAAACGATGATCCCTTGCAGCCATTATCGGTGTACGCGAAAGATTTAATTGAAACCCATGGAGCCGATACGCCAATAAGCTGGTTGCATCGTTCGGACCGTTATACCGAAAAGCTAGCCACTCCTGATGTTTCGGTAGCTGACTTAATTGGTGATGCCGATCCTATTAAAGCCGCTACTTTAAAATTACCTTATTCCGATGAACGGGTTATTCACTTTGGTTTAATTCCGCGTTCGCACCGGGGTATTTTTGTAATTAACGAATTGCCCGATTTACAAGCCCGTATCCAGGTATCGTTATTTAACATTTTACAGGAAGGTGATATTCAAATCCGGGGCTTTAAGGTGCGTTTACCTTTAGACATTCAGTTCGTATTTACGGCTAACCCCGAAGATTATACCAACCGGGGTTCTATTGTAACACCGTTAAAAGACCGGATTGATTCGCAAATTATCACGCACTATCCTAAAACTCTGGAAATTGGAAAGCAGATTACCTTGCAGGAGGCAAAAATTAAACCGGAACAAAAGCAACTGGTAAAAACCAACCAATTAGTAAATGATTTAATTGAGCAAGTAGCCATTGAAGCCCGCGACAGCGAATACGTAGACGCAAAAAGTGGTGTTTCGGCTCGCTTAACTATTTCCGCTTACGAGAACATGATAAGCGCTGCCGAGCGGCGGGTTTTATTAAACGGCGAAAACAAGACTTACGTGAGGGTATCGGATTTTTTAGCTGCGGTTCCAGCTATTACAGGTAAGGTAGAATTGGTGTACGAAGGGGAGCAGGAAGGAGCCGCCATTGTGGCGCAAAACCTGATGGGCAAAGCCATCCGGAACCAGTTTTTAAATTATTTCCCGGATCCGGATAAACAGAAAAAGCAAAAAGATAAAAATCCGTATAAACCCGTTACCGATTGGTTTGGCGAAAGTCATACGCTGGATATATTAAGCAACATGACCACTGCCGAATACAAAAAAGCCCTGAACAGTGTGCCCGGCTTAACAGACTTAATTCAAAAAGTTCATCCGGAAAAAGACGAAGCCGAGAAATTATTTTTGATGGAGTTTTGCTTACACGGCTTAGCCGAACACAGTTTAATCAGCCGGAATAAACTAACAGCCGGTACCCAATTTAAAGATTTGCTGAGCAGTATGTTTAGCATGCCTAGTTTTGGAGCCGACGATGACGACGAAGATAGTTATAAGTAA
- a CDS encoding ZIP family metal transporter, translating into MIAPWLKAGLWGLLAGSALLLGAAIGYFAPIRQRIVAGIMAFGSGVLISALSFDLMNEAYEQGGFTATAVGFLSGAAIYTLANWILARQGAKHRKRSGKQQLTEKDSAGSGTALAIGALIDGIPESIVIGISMIKGGTVSMVAVVAIFLSNLPEGLSSSAGMKKAGRSKQYIFGVWAFISLASGLASLAGYTIFGQFQEEVISAITALAAGAILAMLSDTMIPEAFEHAHDFTGLITVLGFLTAFILNRLTEG; encoded by the coding sequence ATGATAGCTCCTTGGCTTAAAGCAGGTTTGTGGGGATTATTAGCAGGTTCGGCTCTTTTGTTAGGAGCAGCCATTGGGTATTTTGCTCCTATCCGGCAAAGAATAGTAGCCGGAATAATGGCTTTTGGTAGTGGGGTTTTAATATCGGCGCTCTCCTTTGATTTAATGAATGAAGCGTACGAACAAGGCGGATTTACTGCTACGGCTGTTGGATTTTTATCAGGAGCGGCCATTTATACATTAGCCAACTGGATTTTAGCGCGTCAGGGAGCCAAACACCGGAAAAGGTCGGGTAAGCAGCAATTAACTGAAAAAGATAGTGCTGGTAGCGGTACGGCTTTAGCTATTGGCGCCTTAATTGATGGCATCCCGGAATCGATAGTTATTGGCATTAGCATGATAAAAGGCGGCACGGTGAGCATGGTAGCAGTTGTTGCCATTTTTTTATCAAATTTACCCGAAGGCTTGTCGAGTTCGGCGGGTATGAAAAAGGCCGGCCGTTCTAAGCAATATATTTTTGGAGTGTGGGCCTTTATTTCCCTGGCTTCCGGCTTAGCTTCCCTGGCGGGCTATACTATTTTCGGGCAGTTTCAGGAAGAAGTAATTTCGGCTATTACGGCCTTAGCTGCTGGGGCAATATTAGCCATGCTCTCCGATACCATGATTCCAGAAGCATTTGAACATGCCCACGATTTTACCGGATTAATTACGGTATTAGGGTTTTTAACTGCTTTTATATTAAACCGCTTAACGGAAGGATAA
- a CDS encoding peptidylprolyl isomerase, translating to MKTAEIKTAKGVMKVEFYEKDAPKTVQNFIDLAQKGFYDGLTFHRVIPDFVIQGGCPNSREGAKGVPGTGGPGYKIDCELTGDNQYHDRGVLSMAHAGRNTGGSQFFICHSRNNTAHLDRNHTCFGKVVEGLDVIDKIKAGDRIEKIDVQETA from the coding sequence ATGAAAACGGCAGAAATAAAAACGGCAAAAGGAGTAATGAAAGTGGAGTTTTATGAAAAAGATGCTCCTAAAACCGTTCAGAATTTTATTGATTTAGCTCAGAAAGGCTTTTACGATGGTCTTACCTTCCACCGGGTTATTCCTGATTTTGTGATACAGGGAGGTTGTCCTAATTCGCGCGAAGGTGCGAAAGGAGTACCCGGAACCGGCGGACCTGGTTATAAAATAGATTGCGAATTAACCGGTGATAACCAATACCACGACCGGGGAGTGTTATCTATGGCCCATGCCGGGCGAAATACCGGTGGTTCTCAATTCTTTATTTGCCACAGCCGCAATAACACCGCGCACCTGGACCGTAACCATACTTGTTTCGGCAAAGTGGTAGAAGGTTTAGATGTAATCGACAAAATTAAAGCGGGTGACCGGATCGAGAAAATTGACGTGCAAGAAACAGCGTAA
- a CDS encoding fasciclin domain-containing protein — protein MKLVFIFCLIVVLAGSCQLKGQVEESREISGVSSETSDIIIADSAAKQTKGVRVGGAWIVPNHVLLENISEPTNIRKFNKVLQGTYLREIIAGKGPFTLFIPTDAAFKKLPPGLQQELFSTSENEQRLDFIKLHIVPGKIVASDLTNEVVLKAGNGHNLHVQNKKGIIHVDDASIIVKDGVSNNGVVHIIDRVLVEENQH, from the coding sequence ATGAAACTTGTTTTTATTTTCTGCCTGATAGTAGTTTTAGCCGGTAGCTGCCAACTAAAAGGACAGGTAGAAGAATCGCGTGAAATAAGCGGTGTTAGCAGCGAAACATCCGATATTATTATTGCCGATAGTGCGGCCAAGCAAACCAAGGGAGTACGGGTAGGAGGTGCCTGGATTGTACCGAACCACGTACTTCTCGAAAATATCAGTGAACCAACTAACATTCGAAAATTTAACAAGGTATTACAAGGAACCTATTTAAGAGAAATAATTGCTGGCAAAGGACCTTTTACTTTATTTATCCCTACGGATGCGGCTTTCAAAAAATTACCTCCTGGCTTGCAACAAGAATTATTCAGTACTTCCGAAAATGAACAACGCCTTGATTTTATTAAGCTTCACATAGTACCAGGAAAAATTGTAGCCTCCGATTTAACAAATGAAGTGGTATTAAAAGCAGGTAACGGTCATAATTTACACGTACAAAATAAGAAAGGCATTATTCACGTAGATGACGCTAGTATTATAGTTAAAGATGGCGTTTCAAATAACGGAGTGGTCCATATTATAGACCGGGTTCTAGTCGAAGAAAATCAGCATTAA
- the rsgA gene encoding ribosome small subunit-dependent GTPase A: MEGLVMKSTGSWYIVRTEDGEMYRCRLRGKIKLKDLKVSNPIAVGDLVEFELEEAGESTGAIHHIAERENYIIRKSTHKTAHSHIIAANIDRALLVVTLVSPRTSFGFIDRFLVTAEAYDIPVTLIYNKSDLYDPETAQYQNQILKMYDQIGYSGIICSTVSGQGISEIKELLAGHKTLFSGHSGVGKSTLINQLSPELELKTSVISDYSDKGKHTTTYAEMFELAPDTYIIDTPGIKELGLVDIPKEELSYFFPEMRERLNQCKYYNCLHINEPGCAVLKDLKAGKISLTRYESYRSIMDETDNRR; this comes from the coding sequence ATGGAAGGATTAGTAATGAAATCAACCGGTTCGTGGTATATTGTCCGGACCGAAGATGGGGAAATGTACCGCTGCCGCTTACGGGGCAAAATTAAGTTAAAAGACTTAAAAGTAAGTAATCCCATAGCGGTAGGCGATTTAGTAGAATTTGAGCTGGAAGAAGCCGGCGAGTCTACGGGCGCTATTCACCACATTGCCGAACGCGAAAATTATATTATCCGGAAATCAACACATAAAACGGCTCATTCCCACATAATTGCTGCTAATATAGATCGGGCTTTACTGGTAGTCACGCTGGTTTCGCCCCGCACTTCGTTCGGTTTCATTGATCGTTTTTTGGTTACCGCCGAAGCATACGACATTCCTGTTACTCTGATTTATAACAAATCCGACTTATACGATCCGGAAACTGCCCAATATCAAAACCAAATTTTAAAAATGTATGACCAGATTGGCTATTCTGGTATTATTTGTTCAACGGTCTCGGGGCAAGGAATTTCAGAGATTAAAGAATTACTGGCTGGTCATAAAACCCTTTTTTCCGGACATTCCGGTGTTGGTAAATCCACTTTAATCAATCAATTATCGCCCGAACTGGAATTAAAAACCAGCGTAATATCCGACTATTCGGATAAGGGAAAACACACTACTACTTACGCTGAAATGTTTGAGCTTGCACCCGATACCTATATTATTGATACTCCGGGCATTAAAGAACTAGGTTTAGTAGATATCCCGAAAGAAGAATTAAGTTATTTTTTCCCGGAAATGCGCGAGCGGCTTAATCAATGTAAATATTACAATTGTTTGCACATAAATGAGCCAGGTTGCGCGGTTTTAAAAGATTTAAAAGCCGGTAAAATTTCGCTTACCCGTTACGAGAGTTACCGCAGCATAATGGACGAAACCGATAACCGCCGGTAA
- a CDS encoding 3-deoxy-D-manno-octulosonic acid transferase, with translation MTKFFYNLGIQFYGLLLQTTAPFHTKAGKWITGRQNFFPAMKDKLAGNKQPVIWFHCASLGEFEQGRPVIERIKQEYPEYKVALTFFSPSGYEVRKNYAGADYIFYLPLDTAANARKFVELLQPRLAVFVKYEFWYHYLLELHQRQIPVISISAIFRENQLFFKSYGGFYRNILKLFTHIFTQNENSAQLLKQGGINHVTIAGDTRFDRVLQTAAQAQQIPIVANFTNLEPVFIIGSSWPADMHVLLPFIQENLSAMRFIIAPHEIHSDEIEKLLQNFAGKAIRYSLAQPDTVSSYRVLIIDNVGLLASLYRYGTYAYIGGAFGKGLHNTLEAAVFGLPLFFGPAFTKFQEAIDLVTLQCAFPVQNTSELRDKFEKINGDPEKRKHIKETAIHYLAQHAGATTKILAACQQWLTNSAWKD, from the coding sequence ATGACTAAATTCTTTTACAACCTGGGAATTCAATTTTACGGCTTGTTGCTTCAAACCACTGCCCCTTTTCACACGAAGGCTGGCAAATGGATTACGGGCCGGCAAAATTTCTTTCCTGCTATGAAGGATAAACTCGCCGGAAATAAGCAGCCGGTTATTTGGTTTCATTGCGCATCGTTGGGCGAATTTGAACAGGGACGGCCGGTTATAGAAAGAATAAAACAAGAATACCCTGAATACAAGGTTGCTCTTACTTTTTTTTCGCCTTCGGGCTATGAAGTGCGGAAAAATTATGCTGGTGCCGACTACATTTTTTACTTACCGCTCGATACTGCGGCTAACGCTCGTAAGTTCGTGGAGTTGCTGCAACCTCGCCTGGCGGTTTTTGTGAAATACGAGTTTTGGTACCATTACTTACTCGAACTCCATCAACGGCAAATTCCGGTAATATCTATTTCGGCAATATTTAGGGAAAATCAACTTTTCTTTAAATCGTATGGCGGCTTTTACCGCAACATTTTAAAGTTATTTACTCATATATTTACTCAAAACGAAAATTCAGCTCAATTACTTAAGCAAGGCGGGATAAACCACGTAACTATAGCCGGTGATACGCGCTTCGACCGGGTACTGCAGACTGCTGCCCAAGCGCAGCAAATACCCATTGTGGCCAATTTTACAAACCTCGAACCTGTGTTTATTATCGGGAGTAGTTGGCCCGCCGATATGCACGTGTTACTACCGTTTATTCAGGAAAATTTATCTGCCATGCGGTTTATTATCGCACCGCACGAAATTCATTCTGATGAAATAGAAAAACTATTACAGAATTTTGCCGGAAAAGCTATCCGGTATTCCTTAGCGCAACCAGATACCGTTTCAAGTTACCGCGTATTAATTATTGATAATGTGGGTTTATTGGCATCCTTGTACCGTTATGGCACTTACGCGTATATTGGAGGCGCTTTTGGCAAAGGCTTGCATAATACCTTGGAAGCGGCTGTGTTTGGCTTACCGCTTTTCTTTGGGCCGGCATTTACTAAATTTCAGGAAGCAATAGATTTAGTAACTTTGCAGTGCGCTTTTCCCGTTCAAAACACTTCGGAACTAAGGGACAAATTTGAGAAAATAAACGGCGATCCTGAAAAAAGAAAGCACATAAAAGAAACAGCTATACATTACCTGGCGCAACATGCCGGAGCTACTACTAAAATTTTAGCAGCTTGCCAGCAGTGGCTAACAAATTCAGCATGGAAGGATTAG
- a CDS encoding enoyl-CoA hydratase-related protein, translating to MEFIKVTNPVQPHIALIEFNRPKELNALSVPLMSELRNALQDLDADNEVRVIVLTGNEKAFAAGADIKQMADKSAIDMYQIDQFATWDQIKKTKKPIIAAVSGFALGGGCEVAMLCDMIIASETAVFGQPEIKIGVIPGAGGTQRLTKAIGKAKAMEMVLTGKFLSAEEAEKHGLINRVVPVELYLSEAIKLAAQIAALSPIAVKLAKEAVLRSFETHLEEGLIMERKNFYLAFASEDQKEGMAAFIEKRSPNFKGK from the coding sequence ATGGAATTTATTAAAGTAACCAATCCGGTACAACCACATATTGCTTTAATTGAGTTTAACCGGCCAAAAGAGTTAAATGCCTTAAGTGTGCCTTTAATGAGTGAGTTGCGCAATGCCTTACAAGACTTAGATGCCGATAATGAAGTGCGGGTAATTGTGTTAACCGGCAACGAAAAAGCTTTTGCTGCGGGAGCCGATATAAAACAAATGGCCGATAAATCGGCTATTGACATGTACCAGATTGACCAGTTTGCCACCTGGGATCAGATTAAAAAAACGAAAAAACCTATTATAGCAGCGGTTTCGGGTTTTGCCTTAGGAGGTGGTTGCGAAGTTGCTATGCTCTGCGATATGATTATTGCTTCGGAAACTGCCGTTTTTGGTCAGCCGGAAATAAAAATTGGCGTGATTCCGGGCGCCGGTGGTACTCAGCGTTTAACCAAAGCCATTGGCAAAGCAAAAGCAATGGAAATGGTTTTAACCGGCAAGTTTTTATCCGCGGAAGAAGCTGAAAAGCACGGACTAATTAACCGGGTAGTACCCGTTGAACTTTACTTATCGGAAGCTATAAAACTCGCCGCGCAAATTGCTGCTCTTTCTCCTATAGCGGTTAAGTTAGCCAAAGAAGCCGTTTTGCGTTCCTTCGAGACGCACCTCGAAGAAGGATTAATAATGGAACGCAAAAACTTTTACCTGGCCTTTGCTTCCGAAGACCAAAAAGAAGGAATGGCCGCCTTTATAGAAAAACGAAGTCCCAATTTCAAAGGAAAGTAG
- a CDS encoding aspartate kinase, whose protein sequence is MKVFKFGGASVKDAAAVRNVGTILKSQPPDNNFILVVVSAMGKTTNGLEQVFEQAFQQLDFTSALNNLKQYHYQILQDLFTAQHPVYQQVENLFQQLETYLLTVTASDFYDKQYDQVVSYGELLASVILNEYLEHVEVPSTWLDCRPIIRTDSIWREAKVDWNLTQNNVENHVKPLLQEKHVVTQGFLGGTFDGLTTTLGREGSDYTAAIFAHCLSAQSVTIWKDVAGLLNADPKLFPDTVLYQEISFQETVEMAYYGASVIHPKTIKPLATSRIPLYVKSFLQPEAPGTIIHDCRHDKIAPAFILKQQQCLISFQEKDFAFINESNLSTIFAALANYRFRINLMQNSAISFSVCTDYDANRLHLFIQSLQDHFTIHYNTGLTLFTIKNYDEPSITRLTKEKEILLEQRTRTTYQFVSKTGIS, encoded by the coding sequence ATGAAAGTATTTAAATTTGGTGGTGCTTCGGTGAAAGATGCGGCGGCTGTACGCAACGTTGGGACCATTCTTAAAAGCCAACCTCCGGATAATAATTTTATTTTGGTAGTGGTATCGGCCATGGGTAAAACTACTAATGGCCTGGAGCAGGTGTTTGAACAAGCCTTCCAGCAACTAGATTTTACCTCCGCATTAAATAACCTGAAACAATACCATTACCAGATACTACAAGATTTATTTACGGCGCAACATCCGGTATATCAACAAGTAGAAAATTTATTTCAGCAACTAGAGACTTATTTACTTACCGTTACTGCTTCTGATTTTTACGATAAGCAATACGATCAGGTAGTAAGTTACGGGGAACTCTTGGCATCGGTAATTTTAAACGAATACCTGGAACACGTAGAAGTACCCAGCACCTGGCTGGATTGCCGACCTATTATCCGTACTGATTCTATCTGGCGTGAGGCTAAAGTAGACTGGAACCTGACCCAAAATAACGTTGAAAACCATGTAAAACCACTTTTGCAGGAAAAGCACGTAGTAACACAAGGATTTTTGGGAGGCACTTTCGATGGATTAACAACTACTTTAGGGCGAGAAGGCTCGGATTATACCGCTGCTATTTTTGCGCATTGTCTCTCGGCTCAATCGGTAACCATCTGGAAAGACGTGGCGGGTTTACTAAATGCCGATCCGAAGTTATTTCCGGATACAGTTTTGTACCAGGAAATTTCTTTTCAGGAAACGGTAGAAATGGCGTATTACGGCGCCAGTGTTATTCACCCGAAAACTATTAAACCATTAGCCACCAGCCGCATCCCTTTATACGTAAAATCCTTTCTGCAACCAGAAGCCCCCGGCACCATTATCCATGATTGCCGGCACGATAAAATAGCGCCGGCCTTTATCTTGAAACAACAGCAATGTTTAATTTCTTTTCAGGAGAAAGATTTTGCTTTTATAAACGAAAGCAACCTGAGCACCATTTTTGCCGCTTTAGCTAATTATCGGTTCAGGATCAACTTAATGCAAAATTCTGCCATCTCATTCTCTGTTTGTACAGATTACGACGCGAACCGGCTCCACCTGTTTATTCAATCTTTACAAGACCACTTTACTATTCATTACAATACCGGTTTAACTTTATTTACCATTAAAAATTACGACGAGCCAAGCATAACTCGTTTAACAAAAGAGAAAGAAATTTTACTGGAACAGCGTACCCGCACAACGTATCAGTTTGTTAGTAAAACCGGCATCAGCTAA
- a CDS encoding DUF5606 family protein, translating to MPVNLKDIASIAGMSGLYRIVSPTRNGVIIETLDDKANRQVAQSKHRISLLHEISIYTEDAEVTVPLAEVFERIRQKFGDEITVNSKSSNAELFSFIQEIIPDYDRSRVYVSDIKKIVNWYGIVSKYVPFTEAEPTPETENAMSAEPALSETDEEPSNKES from the coding sequence ATGCCTGTTAATTTAAAAGACATAGCTTCTATAGCTGGTATGAGCGGCTTATACCGGATAGTGAGCCCTACCCGCAACGGGGTTATTATCGAAACGTTAGACGATAAAGCCAACCGACAAGTAGCGCAATCAAAGCATCGGATTTCTTTACTGCACGAGATTTCTATTTATACCGAAGATGCCGAAGTTACCGTACCTCTTGCCGAAGTATTTGAACGGATTCGCCAGAAGTTTGGTGATGAGATAACAGTTAACAGCAAGTCGAGCAACGCGGAGTTATTTTCTTTTATTCAGGAAATTATTCCGGATTACGACCGCTCGCGGGTGTATGTATCGGACATTAAAAAAATAGTAAATTGGTATGGTATTGTAAGCAAATACGTACCTTTTACCGAAGCAGAACCAACCCCTGAAACTGAAAATGCCATGAGTGCCGAACCAGCACTTAGCGAAACCGACGAAGAACCAAGCAATAAAGAATCTTAA
- a CDS encoding energy transducer TonB, protein MQLKFSILFLSFAFFAAANSAMAQTTAPTQDAPKTNKVGVEKVLPFAEFYEGGQTAMYDFIAQELQYPPLAKRNRIMGQVIIGFTMNEDGTVANAKILKNIGGGCGDEALRVVKLLKFNAPGFASNYSIPINFKL, encoded by the coding sequence ATGCAGTTAAAATTTTCGATTTTGTTTTTAAGTTTTGCTTTCTTTGCAGCCGCTAATTCAGCCATGGCTCAAACTACTGCTCCAACACAAGATGCGCCAAAAACGAATAAGGTTGGAGTGGAGAAGGTATTGCCTTTCGCCGAATTTTACGAAGGTGGGCAGACAGCTATGTACGATTTTATCGCGCAAGAATTGCAATACCCTCCGCTAGCGAAACGGAACCGCATTATGGGTCAGGTTATTATAGGCTTCACGATGAACGAAGATGGTACAGTAGCAAATGCCAAAATTCTTAAAAACATTGGGGGTGGCTGCGGCGATGAAGCATTACGCGTAGTTAAATTATTAAAATTTAATGCGCCTGGTTTTGCTTCTAACTACAGCATTCCGATTAATTTTAAACTTTAA
- the yihA gene encoding ribosome biogenesis GTP-binding protein YihA/YsxC — protein MIIKEAKFICSNTEVAKCPETNLPEYAFIGRSNVGKSSLINMLTERSKLAKTSSLPGKTQLINHFLINENWYLVDLPGYGWARVSQTSREKWSKMVKAYLRNRKNLACVFLLIDSRLEPQKSDLDFIQLLGEMGVPFVLVFTKSDKQSIQKTQANIAGFKRALLQTWEELPPLYVTSSAEKNGREELLQFIEQTNVELGKN, from the coding sequence ATGATTATAAAAGAAGCTAAATTTATTTGCAGCAACACCGAAGTAGCCAAATGCCCCGAAACAAATTTGCCGGAATACGCATTTATTGGCCGTTCTAACGTAGGAAAATCTTCGTTGATTAATATGCTCACCGAACGTAGTAAATTAGCTAAAACATCTTCTTTACCGGGCAAAACGCAATTAATCAATCATTTTTTAATTAATGAAAACTGGTACCTGGTCGATTTACCGGGTTACGGCTGGGCCCGGGTAAGTCAAACGTCCCGGGAAAAATGGTCAAAAATGGTAAAGGCTTACCTGCGTAACCGGAAGAACCTGGCTTGTGTGTTTTTGCTGATTGACTCCCGCCTGGAACCCCAAAAATCAGATTTAGACTTTATTCAATTACTTGGCGAAATGGGCGTACCCTTTGTGCTCGTATTTACGAAGTCAGATAAACAATCCATCCAAAAAACGCAGGCAAACATTGCAGGTTTCAAAAGAGCCTTACTGCAAACCTGGGAGGAGTTACCGCCCCTATATGTTACTTCTTCGGCAGAGAAAAATGGTCGTGAGGAGCTATTACAATTCATTGAGCAAACCAACGTTGAACTGGGGAAAAATTAA